TCATGAAGAAGCAAGGTGAAATTGTGCAACCCCGCAACCTTCCGGAAGACTTCCATCATCATTTGATTGTGGTCAGCAGCTACATTGGCTTCCTCGAAGATCGGAGCGCACTCGAATTGGCCGGGTGCCACTTCATTGTGTCTTGTCTTGACCGGTATTCCCAGCTTAAACAGCTCGTACTCGCATTCTTGCATAAAGCCGAGCACACGGCTTTCAATGCTTCCAAAATAATGGTCTTCCAGCTCCTGCCCTTTGGGAGGTCGCGCGCCGATGAGCGTGCGGCCGGCAAATTGAAGATCCGGTCGCAGTAAATAAAACGCTCTGTCGATTAGAAAATATTCTTGTTCCACTCCGACCGTTGGAACCACCCGTTGGGCGTTTTTCTTTCCGAACATTCGCAATACGGACAGAGTTTTCTGATTCAGTACTTCCATAGATCGAAGAAGCGGAGTTTTCTGATCCAGCGCGTGGCCGGTGTACGAGATGAATACCGAAGGGATGCAAAGCGTTGAGCCATTCGGTCCTTCCATCAAAAACATCGGACTGCTTGGATCCCATGCGGTGTAACCGCGCGCTTCGAAAGTGGATCTCATTCCACCGCTGGGAAAACTCGAGGCGTCCGGTTCGCCTTGAATCAATTGGGATGCGCTGAGTTTCTCAATCGGTTCACCTTCACCAGTCAGAGTTAGGAATGCATCATGTTTCTCAGCGGTTAATCCTGTTTGCGGTTGAAACCAGTGACAGAAATGCGTTGCGCCATGTTCAACGGCCCACTCTTTCACTGCGGCTGCAACTTCTGTCGCAATGGAAACATCGATCCTTTCTCCATGCGAAATTGTATTTCGTAACTTTTCATAGACCTTTTCGGGCAACCGCTCTTTCATCTTTTTGTGTCCAAACGTGTTCAACCCGTAGTAATCTGAAATTCTTCCGGCCTTCTTGTCCCGGAATTGACGCGGCGAGCGCCGGCCAATTTCCTGAATGGCCATCAATCTACCAAAATTTCCTGACAAGCCCTGTGTCGACATTTATTTCTCCTTTTCATCATCTATTTGAAGGTAAGAATCATATCAAAATGATGACAAAAGATTCAACGCAGAGCCGCAGAGAAGCAGAGTTTAAAACTTTTTTCTCTGCGGCCCTGCGTCTCTGCGTTAAATGAGCTTGTATTTTCTTGGGGAAAATTGTGGTTAAATAGGCGGCAATAGGGGAAACATGGGGAGACCGCCGTCAGTATCTTTTCGATTTGAGAAGAATCGGCTTCTGCAGCGAAGCAAGAATATCGAGCTCTGGGACGGCTGGCTCGATGGCCAATCGCATTTGATCAAACGCTTTCTGGAGCCGCGTTCAGCGCACTGGAATGAATATACTTTCGTATCCAGACTGAAACATTCCATTCTTCCCAAGCCTTCTTCTGCAGGTTATGCAAAAGATGGCAGTTTTTGCTACGCAATGCCGGTGGATTTCATTCCGGCGAGAAACGAGGAGCTTCAAAGCTTACCTGTTTTTTCGGCATTGCTTCTGTCTCTGATTCATGGTTTGGAAAGCCGGAAAATTGGGATTCAGTGGAGCCCGAATCATCTTGTTTGTGACAACAAAACAGGCCGAATTTATCTCGCAGGAATCCATCCGCTGAAGGAAAAACCCCTCCATTCCAATAGTTTGAAGCATATCTCGCTGCTTTCCGCATTTGTGTCAAAACATTTTCCCATTCACCATGAGCTTATGAAGATTCTCCGGAAATGGACGCGTAGAAAAGAAGATCAACTGACCGGTTGTTTGCAGGATCTGCTTTCCGCATTTACACCACAATTGAATGAAACGATTCTGGTTCAGGACTGGCCCTGCACTCGCGAATTGGAGCTCGTTGCGGGGCTCTACAGACTCGCTGAACAGAGAAAAGGGCGTTGCCTGGTATTTCAGGCCGAAGCAGGTGAAGGTAAAACCACTTTGCTGCGCCAACTTTATTGCGATCTTCTCTACAGGGAAGCGAACACAATTTATTTTTCAGCGCACAAAGAAGAAAGGGCATTCCATTCTATA
The bacterium DNA segment above includes these coding regions:
- a CDS encoding ATP-binding protein; this encodes MGRPPSVSFRFEKNRLLQRSKNIELWDGWLDGQSHLIKRFLEPRSAHWNEYTFVSRLKHSILPKPSSAGYAKDGSFCYAMPVDFIPARNEELQSLPVFSALLLSLIHGLESRKIGIQWSPNHLVCDNKTGRIYLAGIHPLKEKPLHSNSLKHISLLSAFVSKHFPIHHELMKILRKWTRRKEDQLTGCLQDLLSAFTPQLNETILVQDWPCTRELELVAGLYRLAEQRKGRCLVFQAEAGEGKTTLLRQLYCDLLYREANTIYFSAHKEERAFHSIKKFLRLFQQNFGTLQQIPKDLTEESITRYFLNALEDSNSVTGFFIDNFQDCDASSKRCFLRLFQQCVSTRAVFLVSSDAPVEEAADFVVTLPLMKATLKELEESITLPFWQEKQRRNYIHQIYERTSGNPLFFHEY